The following are encoded together in the Arcticibacterium luteifluviistationis genome:
- a CDS encoding cation diffusion facilitator family transporter has translation MAAKLVEIGKFDSLKQKVILEPNSKNINQKAITLSLALGVVLMLIKFFAYFLTNSTAILTDASESVVNVAAAAFALYSIYISNRPKDRNHPYGHGKIEFFSSGLEGTMIILAGLLMIIPAVYSFLEKSPITEINNGIWLVLITMFINGILGYYLISVGNRNDSIALKADGKHLLVDSFSSAALVVGLLLVKWTGQSYIDGVLALILAVFIIYNGVKILRKSVSGLMDELDEDTFKTLLEILNNNRKESWIDVHNLRVQKYGADIHVDCHLTLPYYLSLEDAHTQVGLFEDMVESNYPFEVEVFIHSDPCIPECCHYCQVKNCPVRKEEFTGIKKWTRNRILSNAKHFVE, from the coding sequence ATGGCTGCGAAATTAGTAGAAATAGGTAAGTTTGACAGTCTCAAACAGAAAGTAATTCTGGAACCGAATAGTAAAAATATAAATCAGAAGGCCATCACCCTTTCATTAGCATTAGGTGTGGTGCTGATGCTCATAAAATTCTTCGCCTATTTTTTAACCAACTCCACCGCCATTCTTACAGATGCTTCGGAATCTGTAGTTAACGTAGCTGCGGCAGCTTTTGCTCTGTACTCTATTTACATTTCAAACCGACCAAAAGATAGGAACCATCCTTATGGACATGGTAAAATTGAGTTTTTCTCTAGCGGTTTAGAAGGTACCATGATAATTTTAGCTGGTTTACTGATGATTATTCCAGCGGTATATTCCTTTTTAGAAAAGAGCCCAATTACCGAAATTAATAATGGTATTTGGCTTGTTTTAATAACCATGTTTATCAATGGCATTTTAGGTTATTACCTCATAAGCGTTGGAAATAGAAATGACTCTATTGCTTTAAAAGCAGACGGCAAACATTTACTTGTTGATAGTTTTAGTAGTGCTGCTCTAGTAGTAGGGCTGCTCTTAGTGAAATGGACTGGCCAAAGCTATATAGATGGAGTATTAGCTTTGATTTTGGCAGTCTTTATCATTTATAATGGTGTTAAAATACTACGGAAGTCGGTAAGTGGTTTGATGGATGAGCTGGACGAAGACACATTTAAAACACTTCTTGAGATTCTAAATAATAATAGAAAAGAGAGCTGGATTGATGTGCATAATTTGAGAGTTCAGAAGTATGGAGCCGACATACACGTAGACTGCCACCTGACGCTCCCTTATTACCTAAGCCTTGAAGATGCTCATACGCAAGTAGGGCTTTTTGAAGACATGGTGGAGTCAAATTACCCTTTTGAAGTAGAAGTTTTCATTCATTCAGACCCATGTATTCCAGAATGTTGCCATTACTGTCAGGTGAAAAACTGTCCAGTTAGAAAAGAGGAATTTACTGGAATTAAGAAGTGGACTCGAAACAGGATATTGTCAAACGCAAAGCATTTTGTGGAGTAA
- a CDS encoding carboxylesterase family protein, translating into MDIKLLLLYSFIILLTACDKGISPPEKRRIDEGQEPFPAEIVVIDTTDLYLLPTDTGGIQKPISKDTSGSPFDYFVYEPANYASHELNYPLLIFLHGIGERGDSQLNPDDLEKVLIHGPPKLIETAEWHPSYPFLVVSPQLSIRAKTWSVTELDDFISYLIGKYRVNEGRVYLTGLSIGGQGVWDYGAQYGREGMVAALLPLCGSGDLSQIENLKQLPIWAFHGADDGLIKAFTEGGSVQMVQTINDARPPPEVTAKVTVYPNVGHNAWTITYNSEGQGKESLTYDPYQINIYDWMLQYKSQ; encoded by the coding sequence ATGGACATAAAACTACTTTTACTCTATTCTTTCATCATACTATTAACTGCCTGTGATAAGGGAATTAGTCCTCCAGAGAAGCGTAGAATAGATGAAGGTCAGGAGCCATTTCCTGCTGAAATAGTGGTGATTGACACCACAGATTTATATTTACTACCAACTGATACTGGTGGGATTCAAAAGCCTATTTCAAAAGATACAAGTGGATCCCCGTTCGATTACTTCGTTTATGAACCTGCCAATTATGCCAGTCATGAGCTAAACTATCCTTTGCTTATTTTCTTACACGGGATTGGTGAAAGGGGAGACAGTCAGTTAAATCCAGATGATTTAGAAAAGGTTTTGATTCATGGACCTCCAAAACTCATTGAAACAGCCGAGTGGCATCCTTCTTATCCGTTTCTAGTAGTTTCTCCACAGTTAAGCATTAGGGCCAAGACTTGGTCTGTCACTGAGCTAGATGATTTCATTAGCTATCTGATAGGGAAATATAGAGTAAATGAGGGTCGTGTTTATCTCACAGGTTTGAGTATTGGTGGGCAGGGAGTTTGGGATTATGGAGCTCAATACGGCCGAGAAGGTATGGTAGCAGCTTTATTGCCTCTTTGTGGTTCAGGTGATTTGTCACAAATAGAAAACTTAAAACAGTTGCCCATTTGGGCGTTTCATGGAGCAGATGATGGTCTTATTAAAGCTTTTACAGAGGGTGGTTCTGTACAAATGGTGCAAACCATTAATGATGCTCGGCCACCGCCCGAGGTTACTGCAAAGGTTACTGTGTATCCAAATGTGGGTCATAACGCATGGACTATAACGTATAACAGCGAAGGGCAAGGTAAAGAAAGCCTGACATACGATCCATATCAGATAAATATATATGACTGGATGCTTCAGTATAAAAGCCAATAA
- a CDS encoding 6-pyruvoyl trahydropterin synthase family protein, which yields MNKKVAVFRKEHFNAAHRLHRADWSDEKNNAVFGKCNNPNFHGHNYNLDIKVVGEVNPETGYVIDIKILSDLIKEHVLDAFDHKNLNLDVPEFKELNPTAENIAIVIYEKLERALNNHELDLKVRLYETERNYVEYPG from the coding sequence TTGAATAAAAAAGTAGCAGTTTTTAGGAAGGAGCACTTTAATGCGGCTCATAGATTACATCGGGCAGACTGGTCTGATGAAAAGAATAATGCTGTTTTTGGCAAATGCAATAACCCAAACTTTCATGGACACAATTATAACTTAGACATCAAAGTGGTGGGTGAGGTAAATCCTGAAACTGGTTATGTTATTGACATCAAAATTCTTTCAGATTTGATAAAAGAACATGTTTTGGATGCTTTTGACCATAAGAATCTAAATTTAGATGTACCAGAGTTTAAAGAGTTAAATCCTACGGCAGAGAATATCGCCATTGTGATTTACGAAAAATTAGAAAGAGCCTTAAATAACCACGAGCTTGACCTTAAAGTAAGGCTCTATGAAACAGAAAGAAATTATGTCGAATACCCAGGATAA
- the trhO gene encoding oxygen-dependent tRNA uridine(34) hydroxylase TrhO: protein MKEFNVILYYIYAPIENLVEYRDIHHQFCLDNNLLGRIIVAPEGLNGTVSGLKADCEAYMKWIKADGRFSGVEFKVEPQEGHTFKKLYVRIKKEIVHSELGVNPNVRTGKHLEPDEFKAMMHDEDVVLVDMRSNYEHSVGKFKGAVTFDMGNLRDLPDHIQEIDHLRDKKIITYCTGGIKCEKASAYLLEQGFEDVYQLHGGIIKYGLEAGGEDFDGKCYVFDGRLTTDVNSINPEVISECHVCQTKSDRMVNCANPVCNQHVAICEKCGEELEGACSPACKEHPKKRPYNGTGYYQKTLEGYKPEIAARTRKNTKKLHIVEDLGLKD, encoded by the coding sequence ATGAAAGAATTTAACGTAATACTTTATTACATCTACGCTCCCATTGAAAATTTGGTGGAATACAGAGATATTCACCACCAATTTTGCTTAGACAATAATTTGCTAGGGAGAATAATAGTAGCACCCGAAGGATTGAACGGAACGGTATCTGGCTTAAAAGCTGATTGTGAGGCCTATATGAAGTGGATAAAGGCCGATGGACGGTTTTCTGGTGTGGAATTTAAGGTAGAACCACAAGAGGGGCATACTTTCAAAAAGCTTTATGTAAGAATTAAGAAAGAAATAGTGCACTCTGAGCTTGGCGTCAATCCTAATGTAAGAACAGGAAAACACCTAGAGCCTGATGAGTTTAAGGCCATGATGCATGATGAAGATGTGGTGCTAGTAGATATGCGTTCTAATTATGAGCACTCTGTTGGTAAATTTAAAGGTGCGGTCACTTTTGACATGGGTAACCTTAGAGATTTGCCTGACCACATACAAGAGATTGATCATCTGAGAGATAAGAAAATAATTACCTATTGTACCGGAGGTATCAAATGCGAAAAAGCAAGTGCTTACCTGCTAGAGCAAGGTTTTGAAGATGTATATCAGCTTCACGGCGGAATTATAAAATATGGTTTAGAAGCTGGTGGAGAAGATTTTGATGGAAAGTGTTACGTGTTTGACGGTAGGTTAACTACGGATGTAAACTCTATAAATCCTGAAGTTATTTCCGAATGTCACGTTTGTCAGACCAAATCTGACAGAATGGTGAACTGTGCTAATCCTGTATGTAATCAGCATGTGGCTATCTGTGAGAAATGTGGTGAAGAATTAGAAGGTGCTTGCTCTCCCGCTTGTAAAGAACATCCTAAGAAAAGGCCTTATAACGGAACAGGATACTACCAAAAGACGCTAGAAGGTTATAAACCTGAAATAGCTGCCAGAACGAGAAAGAATACAAAAAAACTACATATTGTAGAGGATTTGGGTTTGAAGGATTGA
- the surE gene encoding 5'/3'-nucleotidase SurE: MKPLIVVSNDDGITSPGIATLIAAVKEIGDVFVLAPDSPNSGMGHAITVDKTLHTKKSHIHEGVEAYECSGTPADCVKLAKHHYLNGRKIDLVVSGINHGHNASLSVLYSGTMAAAREASIEGIPAIGFSIDDFSYDTDFSHTIPWIQKICKAALKNGIPKHNALNVNFPKKSDETIKGIKVVRQTDGFWKEEFDARKDPHGRQYFWMGGEFINHEPESTDTDIWCIENNYVAIVPCHYDMTNYEGVKELSAWEF, encoded by the coding sequence ATGAAGCCATTAATAGTAGTAAGTAATGATGACGGTATAACCTCTCCTGGTATTGCCACTTTGATAGCCGCAGTAAAAGAAATTGGTGACGTATTTGTGCTTGCACCTGATAGTCCAAACTCTGGAATGGGACATGCCATCACTGTAGATAAAACCTTACATACTAAAAAATCTCACATCCATGAAGGAGTGGAAGCCTATGAGTGTAGTGGTACTCCTGCCGACTGCGTAAAACTAGCCAAACACCATTATTTAAATGGAAGAAAAATTGACTTGGTAGTTAGTGGCATTAATCATGGGCATAATGCCTCCCTTTCGGTTTTATATTCTGGCACTATGGCCGCAGCTAGAGAAGCGTCTATTGAAGGTATTCCAGCCATCGGTTTTTCTATTGACGATTTTAGTTACGATACGGACTTCTCTCATACAATACCTTGGATTCAAAAGATATGTAAAGCCGCTTTGAAAAATGGAATTCCAAAGCATAACGCATTGAATGTCAATTTCCCTAAAAAATCAGACGAAACGATAAAAGGAATTAAGGTAGTTCGTCAAACAGATGGTTTTTGGAAAGAGGAATTTGACGCCAGAAAAGACCCGCATGGCAGACAATATTTTTGGATGGGTGGCGAGTTCATAAATCATGAGCCAGAATCTACCGATACGGACATCTGGTGCATTGAAAACAACTATGTAGCCATAGTGCCATGCCATTATGATATGACTAATTATGAAGGAGTTAAGGAGCTTTCTGCATGGGAGTTTTAA
- a CDS encoding DUF885 domain-containing protein, with product MKKHYFLISIGLLFSCLSCSEEKVYTAEEIELESAKANAFFEKSFSATLDRYPSMQTYLGIKTDYDKWNDLSDSFATKELEINKAELQFLIDSINVDALREQELISYKLFKENAENEIADYKWRHHNYPVNQMFGPHADVASFLINMHAISDSSDAVAYIARLNGVGVYFDQLIEGLKIREEKSIVPPKFVFPRVIGSAKNIITGAPFDKGKSSALQDDFYKKVDKLDLSNSSKAGLKSKADIALTGSLLPAYNKLIAFLGSQEERATDDDGIWKVDGGDEYYNIALKRTTTTDLTAEQIHEIGLTEVARIHDEMREIMKEVEFSGDLKDFFKYLKEDEQFFYPNTDAGRQAYLDSATAIIDNMRGRLDELFITKPKAEMIVKRVEPFREKAAGSAFYQAAAPDGSRPGAFYANLANMQDMPKYDMEALAYHEGIPGHHMDRSIAQELTNIPMFRKYAGYGAYVEGWGLYSEFIPKEMGLYANPYSNYGRLGAELWRACRLVVDTGIHLKKWTREEGIAYYTNNTAASERDCERMVERHIVMPSQATGYKIGMMKFLELRAKSKKALGDKFDLREFHEVVLTSGALPLNMLETLIDNWIAEKSK from the coding sequence ATGAAAAAACATTACTTTCTTATTTCGATAGGTCTTCTATTTAGCTGCCTCTCTTGTAGTGAGGAGAAGGTTTACACAGCAGAAGAAATTGAACTAGAATCTGCCAAAGCAAACGCTTTTTTTGAAAAGAGCTTTAGTGCTACGCTAGATAGGTATCCTTCAATGCAAACATATTTAGGTATCAAAACAGATTATGATAAATGGAATGACCTTTCAGATTCCTTCGCTACTAAGGAATTAGAAATTAATAAGGCGGAGCTACAGTTTCTGATCGATTCTATTAATGTAGATGCTTTAAGAGAGCAAGAGCTTATTAGTTATAAGCTATTCAAAGAAAATGCAGAAAATGAGATAGCGGATTATAAATGGCGACATCATAACTACCCAGTTAACCAAATGTTTGGTCCCCATGCCGATGTCGCTTCATTTTTGATAAACATGCATGCTATTTCAGATTCGAGTGATGCTGTGGCCTACATAGCAAGACTAAACGGAGTAGGTGTCTACTTTGATCAATTAATTGAAGGCCTAAAAATTCGAGAAGAAAAGAGTATTGTTCCACCTAAGTTTGTGTTTCCTAGAGTTATAGGTTCAGCTAAAAATATTATAACTGGAGCTCCGTTTGACAAAGGAAAATCAAGTGCTCTTCAAGACGATTTTTACAAAAAAGTAGATAAACTAGATCTTAGTAATTCTTCAAAAGCGGGATTAAAAAGCAAAGCAGATATTGCTTTAACTGGTTCACTTTTGCCTGCTTATAATAAACTGATAGCTTTTCTGGGAAGTCAAGAGGAGCGAGCCACAGACGACGATGGCATTTGGAAAGTAGATGGAGGGGACGAATATTACAATATTGCATTGAAAAGAACTACCACTACAGATTTAACTGCTGAGCAAATTCATGAAATTGGATTAACAGAGGTGGCTAGGATACATGATGAAATGCGAGAAATTATGAAAGAGGTTGAATTCTCAGGTGATTTAAAAGATTTCTTCAAGTATCTGAAAGAGGATGAGCAGTTTTTCTATCCAAATACAGATGCCGGAAGACAAGCTTACCTAGATAGTGCTACCGCTATAATTGATAATATGCGTGGACGGTTAGATGAGCTTTTTATAACAAAACCTAAGGCAGAAATGATTGTTAAAAGGGTAGAGCCCTTTAGAGAGAAAGCTGCTGGTTCTGCTTTTTATCAAGCAGCCGCACCAGATGGTAGCAGGCCTGGTGCTTTTTACGCCAATTTGGCAAATATGCAAGATATGCCAAAATATGATATGGAAGCTTTAGCGTACCATGAAGGGATTCCGGGTCATCATATGGATAGGTCTATAGCTCAAGAATTAACCAACATTCCAATGTTTAGAAAGTACGCAGGTTATGGTGCTTATGTAGAAGGTTGGGGATTGTATAGCGAATTTATTCCTAAAGAAATGGGCTTGTATGCTAACCCATATTCTAATTATGGTCGACTTGGAGCCGAGCTTTGGCGTGCATGTAGACTAGTAGTAGATACTGGAATTCATCTTAAAAAATGGACCAGAGAAGAGGGGATAGCCTATTATACAAACAATACTGCAGCTAGCGAAAGAGACTGCGAAAGAATGGTAGAAAGGCACATAGTAATGCCATCGCAGGCCACTGGCTATAAAATAGGTATGATGAAATTTTTAGAATTAAGAGCTAAAAGCAAAAAAGCATTAGGAGATAAGTTTGACTTGAGAGAGTTTCATGAAGTGGTGCTTACTTCAGGGGCTCTTCCTTTAAACATGCTTGAAACGCTTATTGACAATTGGATTGCTGAGAAATCTAAATAA
- the folE gene encoding GTP cyclohydrolase I FolE, which yields MKQKEIMSNTQDNKIERQIDEIGDDHISTNIFDTPLREDAFEMDDDTKMQKIEEHFSQIMQIMGLDLTDDSLSGTPRRVAKMYVKELFSGLNPKNLPALTHFKNHYKYNEMLVERDIMFHSNCEHHFVPIVGKAHIAYIANGHVIGLSKLHRVVNHFARRPQVQERMTIQIGEALKTVLGTDSVAVILDADHMCVSSRGINDQTSSTVTSFYGGEFNKSETRDEFIRMISLRRGELKY from the coding sequence ATGAAACAGAAAGAAATTATGTCGAATACCCAGGATAATAAGATCGAACGCCAGATTGATGAAATTGGCGATGACCACATCTCAACCAATATTTTTGATACGCCACTTCGTGAAGATGCGTTTGAAATGGATGATGACACTAAAATGCAGAAAATAGAAGAGCATTTTAGTCAAATTATGCAAATCATGGGACTTGATTTGACAGATGATAGTTTGAGTGGAACGCCAAGGCGAGTGGCCAAAATGTACGTAAAAGAGCTTTTCTCTGGATTAAATCCGAAAAACTTGCCAGCTCTTACGCATTTTAAAAATCATTACAAGTATAATGAAATGCTAGTGGAGCGTGATATCATGTTTCATTCTAACTGTGAGCACCATTTTGTGCCTATAGTAGGGAAAGCACATATAGCTTATATAGCCAATGGGCATGTAATAGGTTTATCAAAACTTCACCGCGTAGTGAATCATTTTGCAAGAAGACCTCAGGTGCAGGAGCGAATGACTATTCAAATTGGCGAAGCTCTCAAAACGGTTTTAGGTACAGACAGCGTAGCAGTAATTTTAGATGCAGACCATATGTGTGTATCTTCAAGAGGAATTAACGACCAAACATCTTCTACCGTGACTTCTTTTTACGGAGGTGAGTTTAACAAATCAGAAACCAGAGATGAGTTTATAAGAATGATAAGTTTACGCAGAGGTGAATTAAAATATTAA
- a CDS encoding NUDIX domain-containing protein encodes MIQQKSPWKTLSEKTAYENNWIEVVHKEMLNPNGNPAIYGQVNFKNIAIGIIPIDEEGFTWLVGQYRVPLDEYSWEIPEGGCPIGEEWVACAKRELKEETGLIAEEYELLLKIHTSNSVCKEVGYVFTAKGLSQSDAQPEDTEDLKVKKVHISEALEMVMNNEITDSLSVAGILKVARNLNI; translated from the coding sequence ATGATACAGCAGAAAAGTCCTTGGAAAACACTCTCTGAAAAAACAGCTTATGAAAATAACTGGATAGAAGTGGTTCATAAAGAAATGCTTAACCCAAATGGCAACCCTGCTATTTACGGACAAGTGAATTTCAAAAACATAGCCATTGGTATTATCCCAATTGATGAAGAAGGCTTTACATGGCTGGTAGGGCAATACCGCGTGCCTTTAGATGAGTATTCTTGGGAAATTCCTGAAGGTGGCTGCCCAATAGGAGAGGAATGGGTAGCATGTGCTAAAAGAGAATTAAAAGAAGAAACAGGTTTGATAGCAGAAGAGTACGAACTTCTTCTTAAAATACACACATCTAACTCCGTTTGTAAAGAGGTTGGTTATGTATTCACGGCTAAAGGCCTTTCGCAAAGCGATGCTCAACCAGAAGATACGGAAGATCTAAAGGTCAAAAAAGTGCACATTTCGGAAGCTTTAGAAATGGTCATGAATAATGAAATCACAGACTCATTAAGTGTGGCGGGAATTTTGAAAGTTGCTCGAAATTTGAATATTTAA
- a CDS encoding 3-keto-disaccharide hydrolase, whose product MKKQFFLLFISLVSLNASAQWIKLFDGKTFDNWHIYNHPGEPVSDKWTIKDGAMVFNPEGKSDWKVNDLVTDKDFENFELRLEWKIEKGGNSGIFYGVKEDAKLRTPYMSGPEIQVLDNENHPDGKNGANRLAGSLYDMIPSKSKAKPYENWNKVKIVKKNNVMTIWQNGELAVTFPTTGPEWDKMVAGSKFKGWDDFGKYASGKIGLQDHRNVVSFRKIKIKEL is encoded by the coding sequence ATGAAAAAGCAATTTTTCTTACTTTTTATAAGCTTAGTTAGCTTAAATGCTTCTGCTCAATGGATTAAACTATTTGACGGAAAGACTTTTGATAATTGGCATATTTATAACCACCCAGGTGAGCCAGTTAGCGACAAATGGACCATTAAAGATGGTGCCATGGTATTTAACCCAGAAGGTAAAAGCGACTGGAAGGTAAACGATTTGGTTACCGATAAAGACTTTGAAAACTTTGAACTACGTTTAGAGTGGAAAATTGAAAAAGGTGGTAATAGTGGTATTTTTTATGGCGTAAAAGAAGATGCTAAATTACGTACACCTTATATGAGTGGTCCAGAAATTCAAGTTTTGGATAACGAAAACCACCCGGATGGAAAAAATGGTGCAAACAGATTAGCTGGTTCTCTTTATGATATGATACCTTCTAAGTCAAAAGCAAAACCTTATGAAAACTGGAACAAGGTAAAAATAGTTAAGAAGAATAATGTTATGACCATTTGGCAAAATGGTGAATTAGCTGTTACCTTCCCTACTACTGGCCCAGAATGGGACAAAATGGTAGCAGGAAGTAAATTTAAAGGCTGGGACGATTTCGGGAAATATGCTAGCGGAAAGATTGGTCTTCAAGACCACAGAAACGTAGTTTCTTTCAGAAAAATTAAAATTAAAGAGCTTTAA
- a CDS encoding class I SAM-dependent methyltransferase, translating into MKIFQFSTYLVFQIILLPITIFGILLSTIKYLALRNSIKLPVSVTNPLFNKWVLHTFKQRKDSDSVEMLSSLPEMSMAGLWYMFLPAILANRLTGYLPSFARISQPEKESIYTLLASRTLFFDKIYEEKLEGIQQVVLVGSGFDTRLLKYCKHKNIAAFELDSEAVLKQKRSVSQRAALDQSWIKTISTDFKSLDWVKKLALKGFQKEKKTLFLLEGYTTNADENELIQTLKEISKICSKGSQVAFDFYSTEFQEQRQESFKLRDKILIKINGQKLKFGIEMTAAPKVYLTNLMTYADMLLTDFVMMGDLTPTSRPLGGLVLAQKG; encoded by the coding sequence ATGAAGATATTTCAATTTTCAACTTACTTGGTTTTTCAGATTATACTGCTCCCAATTACTATTTTTGGGATACTTCTATCTACCATTAAATATTTGGCTTTAAGGAATTCTATAAAACTTCCTGTTTCAGTTACAAACCCACTTTTTAATAAATGGGTGCTTCATACTTTTAAGCAAAGAAAAGACTCCGATTCTGTAGAAATGCTGAGCAGTTTACCTGAAATGTCAATGGCCGGGCTTTGGTATATGTTTCTTCCAGCCATTCTGGCAAATAGATTGACGGGTTATTTACCAAGTTTTGCACGTATTTCTCAACCTGAAAAAGAATCCATTTATACTCTTTTAGCTTCTAGAACACTCTTTTTTGACAAAATTTATGAAGAAAAACTGGAAGGTATCCAGCAAGTAGTGTTAGTAGGATCCGGTTTTGACACACGTTTATTAAAATACTGCAAGCATAAAAACATAGCTGCTTTTGAGTTGGACAGCGAGGCTGTGCTTAAGCAAAAACGTTCGGTTTCACAAAGAGCAGCTTTGGATCAATCATGGATTAAAACCATCTCCACAGATTTTAAAAGTCTTGATTGGGTAAAAAAGCTAGCTTTGAAAGGTTTTCAGAAAGAGAAGAAAACCCTTTTCCTATTAGAAGGTTATACCACTAATGCAGATGAAAACGAGTTAATTCAAACCTTAAAAGAGATTTCTAAAATTTGCTCTAAAGGTAGCCAAGTTGCTTTTGACTTTTATTCCACGGAGTTTCAAGAACAACGTCAAGAATCTTTCAAGCTAAGAGATAAGATTTTGATAAAAATTAATGGTCAAAAACTGAAATTTGGAATTGAAATGACGGCAGCACCAAAGGTTTACCTTACCAACCTTATGACTTATGCAGACATGCTACTAACAGATTTTGTCATGATGGGAGATTTAACTCCCACTAGCCGACCACTAGGAGGTTTAGTTTTGGCTCAAAAGGGCTAA
- a CDS encoding tail fiber domain-containing protein, with translation MKQFLILIYLSLLSITASAQIQSISSYPVGSVTISPNGLISGGSDASHSTHNVALGANALLYNEAAGTDNTAIGYRSLYNNTSGVYNTANGANSLFNNTMGSANNAFGSGSLFNNTEGDNNTAAGHVSLYYNTTGAGNTALGYASLNANTTGNTNTGVGYRSLWLNTIGSYNVAVGGESLSKNLSGKDNNAVGWKSLYSNTEGDYNTAMGNQSLRNNISGINNTANGYKAMYSNTTGSHNTALGYTTLYANSEGERNTAIGRSSLTANTTGERNTGIGYLALQSNTTGIRNTALGYDADVFSGDLTNAIAIGYQAIVNASNKIRMGNTSITAADIQVAWNVTSDRRWKENIERVPLGLDFVNELKPVSYHRKNNEKPDVEFGLIAQEVEQTLAKFGFTERDLGFLDKGPDGYYSVRYNDLISVLISAIQEQQEVLDTQDKSLSQLNAKLDRIEAMLISNSSAKK, from the coding sequence ATGAAACAGTTCTTAATCTTAATTTATCTCTCTCTTCTCTCTATTACCGCATCAGCTCAAATTCAAAGTATTTCTTCCTATCCGGTGGGTTCAGTTACCATTTCACCGAACGGATTAATCTCAGGAGGGAGCGACGCCAGTCATTCAACCCATAACGTAGCTTTAGGGGCCAATGCCTTGTTATATAATGAAGCTGCTGGGACTGATAATACTGCAATTGGTTACCGTAGCTTATATAACAATACATCTGGAGTCTATAATACAGCAAATGGTGCCAATTCACTTTTTAATAATACTATGGGCTCTGCGAATAATGCTTTTGGAAGCGGCTCACTTTTCAATAATACAGAAGGAGATAATAATACAGCAGCTGGACATGTTTCTTTGTACTACAATACTACTGGAGCAGGTAATACCGCACTAGGTTATGCCTCACTTAACGCCAATACCACAGGTAATACAAATACAGGTGTCGGATATCGCTCTCTTTGGCTTAATACTATTGGATCTTATAATGTTGCTGTTGGAGGAGAGTCACTTTCAAAAAATTTATCTGGGAAAGATAATAATGCTGTGGGCTGGAAGTCTCTTTACTCAAATACCGAGGGGGATTATAATACAGCAATGGGAAACCAATCTTTAAGGAACAATATTTCAGGGATTAATAACACGGCTAATGGTTACAAAGCCATGTATAGCAATACCACAGGTAGTCACAATACTGCTCTTGGGTATACTACACTATATGCTAACTCCGAAGGAGAAAGAAATACCGCAATTGGGAGAAGCTCGCTAACAGCAAACACTACTGGTGAGAGAAACACTGGTATAGGATACCTAGCTTTACAATCGAATACCACGGGGATAAGAAATACTGCATTAGGTTATGATGCTGATGTTTTTTCTGGTGATTTAACCAATGCCATTGCAATTGGCTATCAGGCCATAGTAAACGCCAGCAATAAAATCAGAATGGGAAACACCTCCATAACTGCAGCGGATATTCAGGTAGCATGGAATGTAACTTCAGACCGCCGTTGGAAGGAGAATATAGAAAGAGTGCCGCTAGGTTTAGACTTTGTGAATGAACTAAAACCCGTTAGCTATCACCGTAAAAACAACGAAAAACCCGATGTGGAGTTTGGGCTTATAGCACAAGAAGTAGAACAAACTTTAGCCAAATTCGGCTTTACAGAACGCGACTTAGGCTTTCTTGACAAAGGTCCTGATGGCTATTACTCTGTTCGTTACAATGACCTTATATCAGTCTTAATTAGTGCTATTCAGGAGCAGCAAGAAGTTCTTGACACGCAAGACAAATCTTTAAGTCAATTAAATGCCAAGCTAGATAGAATTGAAGCTATGTTGATTTCTAATTCATCTGCAAAGAAGTAG